The Tautonia plasticadhaerens nucleotide sequence TCTCCCCGCGGGTGGTGGTCACCGACGGATCGAACCTCTACCCCGAGCTGCTGGCCGAGCTGTGGCCCGAGGCCGACCACCAGCTGTGCGCCTTCCACGTCATCAAGTCGATCAACGGGCTGATCCTGGACGCGGTGCGCCGGCTGAGAGGGGCGATGGCCCGTCGGGGCAAGGCCGGGCGCAAGAAGAAGCGGGGACGCAAGGGCCGGAGGTCCAGGGCCACCGCCGGGCGTCGCGGGCCGACGCTCAGGGAGAAGGCCCACTTCGTGTTCAAGCATCGTCACCTGATCGTCAAGCGTCGGGAGAAGCTCACCGAGGCCGAGCGAGCCGACCTGACCCGAATGCTGGGGTGCCTGCCGGAGCTGGCGACGCTGCGGCGGTTCGCCGACCGGGTCTACTGGCTGTTCGACACGCCCAAGGACCTCCACCAGGCGAGCTGCCGTCGGTCGGCGATCGTGCGCGACCCGGCATTCTACGCGGTGCCCGAGCTGGTCAAGGCGATGGACCAGCTCGACGAGGAGAAGTTCCCGAAGCTTATAGCGTACTTGAACGGCCCGGCGGGCCGCCGGGTGCGGACGAACAACCACGTGGAGCGGAGCAACCGGCTGTTCCGGTTCCTGGAGAAGGTGCGGTACAAGTGGCGTCGTCGCCGGACGCTGGTCCGGTTCGTGGTCCTGAAACTGGACGAGGTCTGGAGCCATCAGTCATCGCCCAAGGCTGCGAAGTTCAAGGCCGAGCCATCGAGTGGGGGCCGCGAGGCACAAGCTGATGCAGGCCAACGATCACGGCGAGCCGCATGAGGATCAAGTGGGGATCAGCGAGGAGTCTCCGGATTTCAGCCGGAAATGGTGCGGCCGCTTCGGAGTGCCGGGCGCCCATTCATAAAAACCATCCGATGGGACGAGGCACCGCTTCTTGCGGAACGAGCCGCGGTAGGCATTGCTGGTCGCCACCGTCTCGCGCCGGGCGTTGATGTTGGAGAAGCTGACTTTCGGCTCCTTGGACCAGCAGGGCAGGAAGCCCCACTTCAGCAGCTTCACCGCGTCCGAGGTGATCGCCGGCAGCCACTGCGACGGCGCGATGTTGTAGCGCACGACCTCCGGCACGTCGACGCCGAAGTGCTCCGCCAGCTCGGCCTTCGACTTCCTCAGCGTATACCTGCCGCACATCGGGGGGCCTCCGTGGACGCGATGACGGGCATCTCCGGCCCTTGATCGGCGAACTCGCCGCCAGGAGGCCAACGTCAGCACCGGATACGATGCCGGCCGTAGCGATTGCGCAGCGCGCCCCCTTGGTTAATACGACCGCGTGGTAAGCTAGGTTCATCACGACCGCCCCAGCACGG carries:
- a CDS encoding transposase, with translation MGTEAPTSIVIPVRCAPKKAPCPNCGKRGRRKRALTRTVRTVAYKAVAVLEVTYGEYTARCRCRTTFRNTPEGVLPKARYDNKVRDLVLDRLIKDGMSIERTLASIRREFLLDLSTGFVYDVLRDHAASLDMAAHRRAVLERFSGTLCVDELHLGRFTLLLATDPLADLPVAFALVDKNDADHMRRFFKNLKTRGLSPRVVVTDGSNLYPELLAELWPEADHQLCAFHVIKSINGLILDAVRRLRGAMARRGKAGRKKKRGRKGRRSRATAGRRGPTLREKAHFVFKHRHLIVKRREKLTEAERADLTRMLGCLPELATLRRFADRVYWLFDTPKDLHQASCRRSAIVRDPAFYAVPELVKAMDQLDEEKFPKLIAYLNGPAGRRVRTNNHVERSNRLFRFLEKVRYKWRRRRTLVRFVVLKLDEVWSHQSSPKAAKFKAEPSSGGREAQADAGQRSRRAA
- a CDS encoding SOS response-associated peptidase, translating into MCGRYTLRKSKAELAEHFGVDVPEVVRYNIAPSQWLPAITSDAVKLLKWGFLPCWSKEPKVSFSNINARRETVATSNAYRGSFRKKRCLVPSDGFYEWAPGTPKRPHHFRLKSGDSSLIPT